The genomic segment NNNNNNNNNNNNNNNNNNNNNNNNNNNNNNNNNNNNNNNNNNNNNNNNNNNNNNNNNNNNNNNNNNNNNNNNNNNNNNNNNNNNNNNNNNNNNNNNNNNNNNNNNNNNNNNNNNNNNNNNNNNNNNNNNNNNNNNNNNNNNNNNNNNNNNNNNNNNNNNNNNNNNNNNNNNNNNNNNNNNNNNNNNNNNNNNNNNNNNNNNNNNNNNNNNNNNNNNNNNNNNNNNNNNNNNNNNNNNNNNNNNNNNNNNNNNNNNNNNNNNNNNNNNNNNNNNNNNNNNNNNNNNNNNNNNNNNNNNNNNNNNNNNNNNNNNNNNNNNNNNNNNNNNNNNNNNNNNNNNNNNNNNNNNNNNNNNNNNNNNNNNNNNNNNNNNNNNNNNNNNNNNNNNNNNNNNNNNNNNNNNNNNNNNNNNNNNNNNNNNNNNNNNNNNNNNNNNNNNNNNNNNNNNNNNNNNNNNNNNNNNNNNNNNNNNNNNNNNNNNNNNNNNNNNNNNNNNNNNNNNNNNNNNNNNNNNNNNNNNNNNNNNNNNNNNNNNNNNNNNNNNNNNNNNNNNNNNNNNNNNNNNNNNNNNNNNNNNNNNNNNNNNNNNNNNNNNNNNNNNNNNNNNNNNNNNNNNNNNNNNNNNNNNNNNNNNNNNNNNNNNNNNNNNNNNNNNNNNNNNNNNNNNNNNNNNNNNNNNNNNNNNNNNNNNNNNNNNNNNNNNNNNNNNNNNNNNNNNNNNNNNNNNNNNNNNNNNNNNNNNNNNNNNNNNNNNNNNNNNNNNNNNNNNNNNNNNNNNNNNNNNNNNNNNNNNNNNNNNNNNNNNNNNNNNNNNNNNNNNNNNNNNNNNNNNNNNNNNNNNNNNNNNNNNNNNNNNNNNNNNNNNNNNNNNNNNNNNNNNNNNNNNNNNNNNNNNNNNNNNNNNNNNNNNNNNNNNNNNNNNNNNNNNNNNNNNNNNNNNNNNNNNNNNNNNNNNNNNNNNNNNNNNNNNNNNNNNNNNNNNNNNNNNNNNNNNNNNNNNNNNNNNNNNNNNNNNNNNNNNNNNNNNNNNNNNNNNNNNNNNNNNNNNNNNNNNNNNNNNNNNNNNNNNNNNNNNNNNNNNNNNNNNNNNNNNNNNNNNNNNNNNNNNNNNNNNNNNNNNNNNNNNNNNNNNNNNNNNNNNNNNNNNNNNNNNNNNNNNNNNNNNNNNNNNNNNNNNNNNNNNNNNNNNNNNNNNNNNNNNNNNNNNNNNNNNNNNNNNNNNNNNNNNNNNNNNNNNNNNNNNNNNNNNNNNNNNNNNNNNNNNNNNNNNNNNNNNNNNNNNNNNNNNNNNNNNNNNNNNNNNNNNNNNNNNNNNNNNNNNNNNNNNNNNNNNNNNNNNNNNNNNNNNNNNNNNNNNNNNNNNNNNNNNNNNNNNNNNNNNNNNNNNNNNNNNNNNNNNNNNNNNNNNNNNNNNNNNNNNNNNNNNNNNNNNNNNNNNNNNNNNNNNNNNNNNNNNNNNNNNNNNttattaaaattataatatgaaaCTAATCGTAAAGGATGAAGTACTCAaagtaatattaaaatgatcttatatgaatttaatcaatgtaaaacataatgttatattacttaatttattttatatatattaatgacacaaattatatgttataatgttatatatattacaaagtttgtataattaattgtaaatataatttcataaaaactatgataataactaataaaattaataactgtaatcatataaataaaatttactatAAGCTTACatataaaacatataaatatatatatatattaacttatAAAGTTATATCAATTAAAGTATATAACTTGTAGTTTCATATTAACACAATAGGTTAtattgtttttgatgaataatacaggtttatatatatatatatatatgattctaatttgtgtatatacatataataaactaataataagtttattatATATCTGTCCccttaatttatatatattaactaacATTAGCCCGTACataaagtattattatttttgtttaatttattattagatCTTATCatctatttttataaaattaagaaatatggaactattaatttgtaatttatgatttagtaaatttttcaaaaatgtaaaaaaataagcaaaggaaaacatattttaatttttaaatattataaacttCAGTATGcatatatttacttttattaatatctattttttatgaatgattaataaaatttataaaaattttaaaatattttatgtaaaaaaatttaaaaatagtatTATCAACAGAATTTTTCAATAGAATATTCAGTTGAAAAATTTCCATTGATAATAGCTTTTCCAAAtgaaaaattccgttggaaactttagttagttttaaatttttttgaggcCTTAAACTTTTCAACGGATTTTCAGCGGATAATTTTCTGTTGGAAAATTCCAACAAAAATCCATTGGAAAATTTAGTgggagtaaattttttttgtgctAAAAAAATCTCCAACGGATTTCCAACGTTGGAatattttcgttggaaattcatcgaaaaaagtcaaaaaaatttctgttgaaaattttcaacagaaattttcaatgaaatttttttcgtcgaaaaaaatttatttttttatattgtcacttgtcattttatattcacatAATACTAATATGGCATTAATATAGAAGgtgaaaaatatcacatgatCATATTATCATCCTGAATTAGCGTATCATgttatcatcaattataatatgtcaaCATACCACATCTTCATCAGTTATGATATATTAGCATGTCACGTCAATACTGTACgacataaaatgaaaaatagtattttgactaaatcaatcattaattataagaacttatttgactcaaaataaaaatacaaggtATGCACACCATATTTGTCCAAGACTTAGGCTCATTTTTTTAGTTAACTTTTTAATAagtttaatttcatttcatcttattttatttttgatttattttcaatttcattttgacTTAGTTTTTGGGCCTTAAGAATGATGGGTTATAGCCAAATGGGTGAGAATTCGATAAAAGTAATGGAATCGGCCTAGCAAGCccacaaacaaaaagaaaataagacaaaaaacacaaataaattaaaaagaaggaAAGTAAATCAAAATCAGAAAACTtggaaagaacaaaaaaagaaaggaatattaaaagaaaaaaaaaccaatcagaaaaggaaaaataacaaaatccCCAAAATCCTTGTACAAATCTAAATGTTTTAAACCAAGAAATCCTcacaaataatcaaataaaatcaagaaaaaaaataaaaaatatgcgATTATAACCCAAAAAACGCAACAATACACACAAGGAGCAAggaaaaaaatcacaaaagagaaaaaagtaaaaagagtgttgttgggtttttgggttttgaaaTCTTCgcatttaaatttttagaaatttcGAGAAAACGAATCTGATTAAAAGGAAGGATGGCTTGAGGTGGTTTTCTGGGTTAAGTTTGGTAAGGTTTTGACATCTACAACAGTCACGGGTTGCACTTTGCCATTCtccttgttttaaaaaaaaattattatttattattttacttttatattttcttctctaaaaattttacttttagattttatttatttttgttattattacttttatattttattttttaaaatttcaatctataaaaatttaaaaaaaaaggcccCATTAGGTTTCATGGTATCCTAAAAAACGTAGGGAACAAAAGCTCAATCCAAGAAAGTGAAAATATAATTGGGTCCCAAAATCTAAAAGGAAAGTTCTGAAAATCAGCCCCAACATAATTTGAGGGCCAAAAAAGAGATAAGCATGCTCAAAATCTACATGAATAAATGGCTTAAATCACAAAAACTAAATCCAACAATAACgtagaaaagaaataaaaaaaaaatagaaaaacaaatatatcATGATAAAAAGGGGTGTCtacatttaacttcaaatccAAATGAGAGAAAAGATAGGTTACAAtagttctattttttctttttcttttttaaagatGATTTCTTGTCAATCAagtaaaacaaataataaaacattagaCACTGAGGTTGAggtcatatatattttttctattttaatcaaagtttTCTAAGATAAAAGCATTTTTTTTGGGTACATGTAGAGACAAGTAAGTCACTAACAACTAATAACGTGAGCTGTGATCTATCGACTTGATTTTATATTACGTCTGCAACGAGCTTTGTGGTTTgcacttatatatatatatatatcttgatTGTGGCAGTTATATTTTACGATCTTCAACATACATTGACCGTGTCAATTATAAGCACATTTCTTGTGCTTCAAGTTCAAGCACCATCgtgtttttaatattaatttttgtcatttacATTGTAAATAAATACGATGCTCATCATCTGAATCATTCCCCAATCAATTTACCTCTGTTGCTTCCTCTCTCGTATTCTTCTTGCAATTGCTACTTTCAACTTTAACTTGGAGCTCGTCACAAAGATCGCATGGCCTCGGATTCACTTCAGCTTCGTATCATGTTTTTCCCACAACTTTCTTACGGGCATATGATCCCAACTGTGGATACTGCCAGACTGTTTGCTAGGAATGGAGTCAAGGTAACAATTGCTACTACTCCCCTTAATGCTTCTCTCTTCGCTAATCTAATTCAAAGAGAGAGGGTGTCGGGCTCTGACATCGATACTGGCATAATCAAGTTTCCTTCAGCTGAGGCTGGCTTGCCTCAAGGATGCGAGAATGTGAGTTCCATCACTTCACCAGAAATGTCTCTCAAATTCTTCAAGGCCCTTAGCCTTCTTCATAGACCACTTGAAGAGCTCCTCGAACAACGCCGCCCGGATTGCCTTGTGGCTGACGTGACGTTTCCATGGGCTACAGATATTGCTACCAAGTTTGGGATTCCGAGGCTGGTTTTTCATGGAACAAGCTGCTTTGCTCTTTCTGTCTTTGAAAGCCTAGTGCGCCATGAACCatacaaaaatatagcatCTGATTTTGAACCCTTTGATGTGCCTGGCCTTCCAGACCAAATAAAGATGACAAGACTCCAGCTTCCAACCTTATATTATAGAAGAAGCAGAGAATGAGAGGAAAGAGCTGATATAtcaagctttaaaatcagaCCAGACAAGCTATGGAGTCATCATAAATAGTTTCCACGAGCTGCATCCAGCTTACTCAGAATACTACTCCAAATTTTTGGGAAGGAAGGCATGGCACATTGGCCCTGTTTCACTCTGCAACAAGAACGACGAAGATAAAGCCGACAGAGGGAATGCAGCCTCCAGTGACAGGCATGAGTGTTTAAGATGGTTAGACTCAAAGAAACCCAATTCAGTCGTCTACATATGCTTCGGAAGCTTATTCCGGTCTTCAGCTGGTCAGCTAAATGAGATAGCCAAGGGTCTTGAAGCTTCTGGACAGGACTTCATTTGGGTTTTGAAGAAGGGAGAGAAACAAGAGTGGCTGCCAGAAGGGTTTGAGGAAAGGGTGAAAGGGAAGGGTTTGATGATAAGGGGATGGGCACCCCAGGTTCTAATTCTTGATCATGAAGCTGTAGGAGGTTTCATAACACACTGTGGATGGAATTCTACAATAGAAAGTATCAGTGCTGGGGTGCCAATGGTCACTTGGCCTCTTTATGCAGAACAATTTTGTAATGAGAAGCTGGTTACAGATGTTCTAAAGATAGGTGTGGATGTTGGAGCCAAGGAATGGCATAGATGGGTGGATGACACAAAATTTTCAGTGACCAAAGAAGATATAGAAAGGGCAGTAACTCGGATAATGGTTGGCAAAGAAGCTGAGGGTATAAGAAACCGCGCCAGGGCATTGAAAGATATGGCGAGGAAGGCTGCGGAGGGAGGTGGATCATCTTACTCTGATTTGAATGCTTTACTAGAGGAATTGAGATTGAACTGCCTTTAAAAAGAGCTATCAGATATctttacatttttagcaacATCACCatgtagaaaatgaaaaattactaaaaaatTAAGGATTGAGATAACTTTTAGGGCAGGTATATAAGGATATTTCAAGATAAAAATCATATGCTTTGTCTGTGCCTCCTTTCCTTCCTCatgtataaatttttattatatgtcTACTACTTGATGCTTGTAACtgtaaacaataattttttttagtatcATGTTATTTCCATATCCAAATAAAGAGTAAAATTAAACactatcaataaaaaaaatataaaatttaaaaacttttcatCTCATCATTTATCTTTTCATTCTTTCCACTTTTATGTCATTTACAATGAGTTAAAAGGCCAAAACTCATTGCAGTGAGGATTTATGGCCTCAGAAGAGGAAGCTTTATGATGGTTGGTCTAATGGCTTAAAGTATCAAATTTGTTCTGGTTCCTGAATCATATTTCTAGCCTCCCTGGTACTGGTTTGAGTAGGAATATCTTGTGTATTTTGTGTGAATTCTGATAGGTTCTGGTTTTTAGGTTTTTTGATCCATGGCTGTGAATGGGTGTATTGGGAAAGTATACCCTGCTGGCCATGGGCATACTAACCAatattctttttgttctttgtttttggAAGCCCGTCATGGATACTGTAAAGGGAAAGCTCTCTTCCCATTCTTATCAATGAAATCTCcatttgcttttcaaaaaaaaaaaaggccaaaACTCCATGGATTATTAGAATTTGATTATACTTTTCGTCCTGATTTTTCAAGATTATAGGTATGACTAAAATGAAACAAAGAGGTAGGTGATTATAACAAGCTAACTTTTCACACTGTAATATGAAACCACACTCTTTTCCCTGTATCCTCTTCTTTCAGAGCAGTACACTGCAGAAACACAAGGGAATGCATGGCCAGCAAAACAGATGTGATTCACTGCAAAAGAATTCCATATGAAAGAACAATCCTTGCATCACTAAAATAATGCCCCATCATCATCAGATGAACACAAATGTTAAAAGTAGAAGAGACCTGCCCTccctataaaaaatatatatatatatttttaatttcatataagAGTCTCGGTCTTTTTAAGTTTAAGGGGAGAGAGAAACaatgaaaagataaataagGTGAAAGAGGGAAGAATGAAAAGATAAACGATGGggagtttttaattttttttttttcatttactcTTTGTTTggatatgaaaataatataatattatttaaattattgtttacACTACAAGTATGTATCAAGTGACAAAAATTTATACACAGGGGCAAGGAAGGGGGCACAATCAAGAGGcgaccatttttttttcaatattttaaacttaattgatgtgaaatttgttttattataacTCGAATAAGACCGTAGAAGCAATacataatcaaaagaaaacCCAATAATAACGCAAGAAGTACAAGAAGCATTGTCCAACAACCCCCTTATTCCTGCTCATTACAAAGCCTATCATCCCCTCTAAACCATTCCTCTccgctttcttttctttcctctcaCTTAGGCATGCTTATAATGGAAGGCTCCACAGTCAAGTTCGTGGCTCTAATTCTGATTCTATGTTGTGCACGGTCAAGTTTGGCTGCAGAGTACACAGTAGGTGACCAGCTTGGTTGGAGGCCGCTTGTTAACTATTATAGTTGGGTTCGTAGCAAGTCAATTAAGCTAGGCGACACTTTAGGTTTGCTTTTTGCCATATACACTTAGGAAATATTGTGTTTAATATCTATCGAAATTAACTAACAAgctgtatttttttttttctttctttttattgaaCAGTGTTCAACTATGACGCTTCCCAAGGTTATAGCGTGGCAGAGGTGACACAGTTTAAGTTCATCGCTTGCAATGCAGCTAATGCTAAATATTTTGACAACGACGGGCACAGCTCAGTCACTCTCACGGAGCCTGGCCAACATTACTTTATGGCCGCTGGCCATTGTGCGGATCAAATGGTACTCTCAGTACTAGTTTAAGACAGACGGTCAGAAAGAAGATCTTCATTTGCATTACTCAAAAAGATGTCCTTCTTTAAAACTGATTTTCGTCTTTCAATTATAGAAGAAAtttgtcttttaattttaattttatatagcATTGTCCCTTTCTTCACTACAATAATCTAATACTAGCATTTTAGAATTTTGCAGGTAATTATAAGTCAAGTAATTGGGTAATCAACATAGGTAAGTTTCAATGGTGAGAACAGTGAAAGGTAGGAGAGAGAACCTCATATGGTTAATTAAGGAAGAATGCTCCAGGGTTTAAATTGTTGTATTGGTAGGTAGATACCTCATGAGACGGAGTAAAAGTTCTCATATATATGTGCAAATTTGTGTTTGGGTATGAATTTCGTGAATTTGTGTCTGAGTAAGAGTGGAAGGTTAGGTGATTGGTTTTTGACTGATGTTAATGTGCTTGAATTTCTCTACataaaaggatttaaagtataaattatatatagcTGCTTGAAAGCATGGTTATTCTTGTTATTTAGCATGTATATACTAAACATTTCAAAGCATGCTTGATTGATTACATGTTATTATTATTCGATTATTGTCAGAATGATAGCAATCCATTTAGGGACAAATACTATTAGTTTTGAGGATACATTTGTTACTGGGCTTAACGGTTAGCAGCAATGGCGATGGCGATGATGGGTCATGGTTGCAGTAGTCTTGGAGTACGTCAGTCTTTTCAGGGGTAAACCTAAGCGCATCGATGATAGTTGTCCTGCATTGTTGGCTTACGGCACGAACAGTTTGGCAGCAGCCATGGCCTAAGTAAGTTCCTCCATTGAGGAAAAACACAATAAGCTCTCTAGTGCGTGATCGCAGCAGAATCAGAGTCCCAACAAGTTGATGATTCGTCGTCTAACCATAACCAAGCCACAAGTGCCCTGGACTTGGGGTCTAGGGGTCGGTCCATGGCTGTGAATGCTCGAAactaaaaggaaagaaaaaatgaagagtGGACAGGGGAAGCCATTTTGGGGAGAGACAGTGATAAGATAGATCATGGACGAACAAGGAAATATGAGAAGGCTGTGCATCAAGATAGTGTACATATGTAGAGATGTATATAAGTTACGTAGAGGCCTGGAAGCTCTAGCGGCTGTGTGTTATCCAGAGAAGTTGATGAGACTGATCGTTTTCTAACTCATAAATAACACCAactacaaaataaaatgaaaggTCATTAAGAAATTAGTATGCTGTAACGGACAGCTAGTATCATTGTAGATTATAATTTAAGGTGTgacaaaatttataaaaaaaaaacaagtcaGAGATTTGTtagaggaaattttttttccatcatTGAGGGGTATATCTTGTTTGATTTCGTTCGTTTTATTGGATTTAAGATCTTAACGATAATTTCTGTTTGTTAGAGTTTCTTTGGTAGTCTAAACCTTCTGTTAGCTCTGTCAGTGGAGTAACAGCTTGATTGAGGGCTGAGAATCAGTCCACTGCTTCTTGTCAAAGTGAAAGTCCGTGGACATTTCTGGAGTACTTTTTATTGTGAGATTCTGATAAAGTCAGGATCGTGTTGTATGCTTGGAGAATATCTTCAAGGAGGCTAATTACTTCACAGATTCTCTTGCTAAATTAGGGTTGAATAGGGAAGAAATGTTTATGGTCTGGTAATGCTCTTAaatcttctttttcaaattctaGCCTCCTATCCACTGGTTTGTATTTATTATCCTGGCTGGGATTCGTTATGGTTCTTACTTATTAGTCTgtgaaatgaagaaaaatagtttccTATCTTTGATTGATGCAATATCGCTGCATTATAGATGCATAAAAAGGACTAGTAGCTAACAATGAACATCCCTTGTTGGCCTTAATCCATATCATTAATCAagatccttttctttttagaaGAAACTGgatcaaattatatatatttggctGAGAAATATATTCAGGTTAAGAAAATTCGAAGTTCCAGGTTGTGCAAAGACGTGGATTTTCAATTGTTGAAGGCATGGGACATAAAATTGAGCCACACAACGAAACTAATTATTTCATTGATAACTCTCAACTTGCAAACAACTTCAAAAACCAGAAACTGACTCTGACTAAACCATTGCAGACAAGACACATAATATAAAACATCAAGACTTGATAAATTTAACTCCACTCAAGGGAGCAGAGTTTTCACTGGATTAACAACCTTGATAGATTTCACAGATGATGAGGTTGGGGATGGAGGAGACTTGGCAGTTTCATGGTCACAGTAGCCTTGGAGGATGTCACCTTCTTCCGTGGTATAGCCAAGGGTTTCCAGCATGTTTGGCCAGCATTTTTGGCCAATGGTATGTATAGCGTGGCAACAGGCATCGCCAAGGTAAGTCTCGCCATTCAGGAAAAACAAGATAACCTCTCCAGTGCATGCTTGAAGCTGGATCAAAGACTCCCAGCAACTTGGTGATTCTTCATCCAATTTCAGTCGAGCTACAAGGCTTAGCTTGGGGGTATCCAAGGGTCGGGCCTGGCTTAGCGCTGCCATGGTTAGAGCTAGAAGAACAGTGAGGCATGAGAAGAGCTTGAAAGTATCGGCCATTTATGAAGAGCAATGATATTGCATGACAAATGTGTGAAGAAATTTGGTGAATCCAGATAGATTATATAGGGATTGAATTTAACCGACTGTTACATGAAAGGACAATGAAAAGCCAATATGATTAATTGTATCATTTGAAAAGTTGAAGAGAATGCATAACTTAACTAGTGGTTATAATTAAGGTATAAATTAAGACTGGTATATTTTTCACTGGAACGGTTTCGTAGACCTTCTTAAAGTTAACACATGTGCTCAAGTCACAGTACCGACCTTAGCTCAGTTGGTAGAGCGGAGGACTGTAGTGGGTTCCACCCTTGGCTATCCTTAGGTCGCTGGTTCGAATCCGGCAGGTCggaatcctttttttttctcttgccTTGTGGTTCTTAATGGGCTCAGAAGGTCAGTGAAAACGCCTGAACACTTTGGGCTTAGCCCCTTGCCCCTACACCGGATGATGCCTAATTCTCAACAACATGATTACCTGGAAGTAGTAAATCAGCCAAAGGAAACTAAGTTATCCCTGATTCAAAGCCCAATTACCATATTTTGACATGCCACCTGCTCATCAAAACCGGCCTAAGAAACTTGCTTTCATTGGCAATAGCTTACCCTCTACTATCACAGTCACAAGAATAGCCTGCAAATATAGAAGTTGTGGAAATCTTACAAAATCCCAATAATCAGATGGTTCATCTTAGAGAATCTATTTCAAAATGCAAACCCAAATCTGCGTGTTGAAAACCGATGAATTGTGAGTGGGAGAGCACAGATGAGTCAATATGTCCTGTTGAAAAACATATTCATAGCTTTCCTCACTTGTTTATTTGATTGGGGAAAGGAGTTAGAGTTCATGAGTATAACGCCCGGAAACAGGTCAGGACAGATCTGTTTCAGACTTCACAGGTGCATTGAATTTCATGAAAGCCTAAATTTTTATTGCCACGACCACACCCTGCTAGACACAGATTCCAAATTTAGGGAAAAAGGCTCTGACTGTATATCCACTATCCCACGATACTTTCCCTACTTTTCCCCCTGAAAACCAAAGGTTTGATCCTAGTCAAAATTTTGGTCCCCAAATCAAAGTTTGATTTCTGTTTGGGTtctcttaattaaaaaaaaaaaaaacaaaactgcTAGGTAATGGGTTCCAATGGATCATTGGATCATTATCAGAAAGTTGTATTTTAGTCTTAATCTaacaataataaagaaatagaaaaaaccctttatatatatatatatatttagaatCAATTCGTTTATATCGCTGTAaaactaaattagttttacattttatcaattgaaaaaattagaaacaaaataaaaagagttaCAACATTGTGAATGTGTCACGTGCTGAACTTTAGTGTTTACAACTGGTGCggcagcttccgcatctcatGCTGCACCTTCGACAGTTTTCGGAATTGATCCAGTAACTCATATGACTTGAACCCACGTGTCATGATCAAAAGAGGGAGGGAGCGAGCTAGTGGAGGCCCTGCCTCcctaacaattttaaaaattttataattttttatttttaaaaaagtttttataatttttttccttacaaaaatttaaaaaactttttaatatgtttttattttttaaaaaattttataattttacctttataataaatttttattcggTGAGATACCTCACAAGAATCGATCAACaactaatattaataaaattaaaataaaaccttttacaatataattattctaaaactctattttttcaaaatctcgCAACCActaccttttgttttttttaaaaaaaaaacactatagaaacaaaaaaataatttttatactttttcatTTGCCAGCATTTTTCGTGCAAAAAACCTTTAGTCagtaattcaatttttatgtcatgataattgataaatttgatttatttacttatgttatttttaatattttcaactttaaattttttttatttaataattttttcttggtgattttgatttaaGATTTACCATATTagccattttttttaaagcaacAAAGTAAGGATTGGATTAAACACTTGAGGTTAgttattacttttttatttacagTTTGCTTGATTGCTTTCTTACAaattatttgtgtttttttttacaaaataattaagttttttactTCCtcatttaattgtttattgatattatatttaatttttgtgattAATTTTAGGGAATTGCTTCcctattgaa from the Theobroma cacao cultivar B97-61/B2 chromosome 8, Criollo_cocoa_genome_V2, whole genome shotgun sequence genome contains:
- the LOC18592646 gene encoding blue copper protein, translated to MEGSTVKFVALILILCCARSSLAAEYTVGDQLGWRPLVNYYSWVRSKSIKLGDTLVFNYDASQGYSVAEVTQFKFIACNAANAKYFDNDGHSSVTLTEPGQHYFMAAGHCADQMVLSVLV
- the LOC18592648 gene encoding egg cell-secreted protein 1.1, with the protein product MADTFKLFSCLTVLLALTMAALSQARPLDTPKLSLVARLKLDEESPSCWESLIQLQACTGEVILFFLNGETYLGDACCHAIHTIGQKCWPNMLETLGYTTEEGDILQGYCDHETAKSPPSPTSSSVKSIKVVNPVKTLLP